From the genome of Pseudomonas hamedanensis:
AGCGCATCACATGCTTCTCGTAACCCGAGTAAGCATGCACAACATACCAACGCTTAGCCACGGGACACCCTTAGCCGACAATCAAGGAAACAAGCCAGCCGAGCAGGGAATCAAGACCCCACAACAGCAACGCCATAACCAGAACAACAGCCACGACAATCAGCGTGGTCTGCGTGGTTTCTTGGCGAGTTGGCCACACGACTTTACGAATCTCGGTGCGAGCTTCCTTAACCAGTACAAAGAAAGACTTGCCCTTCGCAGTCTGCAGGCCTACAAAGGCAGCTACAGCAGCAATGGCAAGCAAAGCAAGTACACGGTACAGGATCGGCGAAGCAGCGTAATACTGATTGCCAACAACGCCAACAACTACCAAAGCGACTACTACAAGCCACTTGAGCAGATCGAAGCGAGAGCCTTGAGCTTCAGCTTTAGGAGTCATCTATGAAGATCCTGTGAAAAGAAAGCCAGACACACCAAGTGAATCTGGCAGGTCAGGAGGGAATCGAACCCCCAACCTACGGTTTTGGAGACCGTCGCTCTGCCAATTGAGCTACTGACCTAAAACAAAATCAGGCCGACCATTATGCCGGCCCGAAAAATACATTACAACCGCTTATTCGATGATTTTGGCTACGACACCAGCGCCGACGGTACGACCGCCTTCACGGATAGCGAAACGCAGACCATCTTCCATCGCGATGGTTTTGATCAGGGTAACAACCATTTTGATGTTGTCGCCCGGCATTACCATCTCAACGCCTTCCGGCAGCTCGCAGTTACCAGTCACATCAGTAGTACGGAAGTAGAACTGTGGACGGTAGCCTTTGAAGAACGGAGTGTGACGACCGCCTTCTTCTTTGCTCAGTACGTACACTTCAGCTTCGAACTTGGTGTGCGGCTTGACCGAACCTGGCTTGACCAGAACCTGGCCACGCTCAACGTCGTCACGCTTGGTACCACGCAGCAGAACGCCGCAGTTCTCGCCAGCACGACCTTCGTCGAGCAGTTTACGGAACATTTCAACACCGGTGCAGGTGGTGACAGTAGTGTCACGCAGACCAACGATTTCCAGTGGATCCTGAACCTTGACGATACCGCGCTCGATACGACCGGTTACAACAGTACCGCGACCGGAGATCGAGAATACGTCTTCGATTGGCATCAGGAACGGCTTGTCGATAACACGGACTGGATCCGGGATGTAGCTGTCCAGAGTCTCAACCAGCTTACGAACGGACGTGGTGCCCATTTCGTTATCGTCTTTGCCTTCCAGAGCCATACGAGCAGAACCGATGATGATCGGAGTGTCGTCACCTGGGAAGTCGTAAGTGCTCAGCAGATCGCGCACTTCCATCTCAACCAGTTCCAGCAGCTCAGCGTCGTCTACCAGGTCAGCCTTGTTCAGGTAAACCACGATGTACGGAACGCCTACCTGACGGGACAGCAGGATGTGCTCACGGGTTTGCGGCATCGGACCATCAGCGGCCGAGCAAACCAGGATCGCGCCGTCCATCTGGGCAGCACCGGTGATCATGTTCTTCACATAGTCAGCGTGACCTGGGCAGTCAACGTGAGCGTAGTGACGGATCAGCGAGTTGTATTCAACGTGTGCGGTGTTGATGGTGATACCACGAGCTTTTTCTTCTGGCGCGCTGTCGATCTTGTCGAAGTCAACGATTGCCGAACCGAATACTTCGGAGCAAACGCGAGTCAGAGCAGCAGTCAGAGTGGTTTTACCGTGGTCAACGTGACCAATGGTCCCTACGTTGACGTGGGGCAGGGAACGATCAAATTTTTCCTTAGCCATCGATATCACCCTCAAACAGAAGAATTAGACAAACAATATCAACCATTAAAACAAAGGCAGATATTTTCATATCTGCCTTGTTATATGGAGCTCTTGAGCGGATTTGAACCGCTGACCTCACCCTTACCAAGGGTGTGCTCTACCAACTGAGCTACAAGAGCAAAACCCTTTGCACAACCTGCAAACTTGGAGCGGGTAGCGGGAATCGAACCCGCATCATCAGCTTGGAAGGCTGAGGTTCTACCACTAAACTATACCCGCGGAGCCTGCAGCTCACGCTTAAATCTGGTGGAGGGAGAAGGATTCGAACCTTCGAAGTCGTAGACGTCAGATTTACAGTCTGATCCCTTTGGCCGCTCGGGAACCCCTCCTAATCAGGCCGGCATTCTATATCATGCCAAACCCCTGTCAAGCATTTTCTCATTTAAAAACCTGAGCTTAGCTGCGTTGACACGCTTCACTTTGAAATCCGGTTAAGGTGTTCGCTGTGGAGCGGGCGCCATTCTATGCAAACTATTCAGCAGGTGCAACCCCTTCGCACAGCATTATTTTATGTTTTAACTCATTGAATTCCTTGGAAAGGTTTTGCAGCTGCTGATCACCCAACAAGCGCTGCCCCTCCGGTGTAACTGTCAGCCAGAAACCGCTTCCGGCAGCATCCTTTGGGGCGGACTGCGCATTAACCTTCATCGCTGACAGCCGCTGCTGCAATCTGATAATCGAATCCTCATCAGAAAAGCCACCAAGGAACAGGCACTGCTGACGCGCTACACCCTCCTCGATGCGCCCATTGCCGGCAGCCTCACTCAACAGACGAATGTCCTGTTGTGAACCACGATACAAACTTAAAGGCGTTACGTCTTTGGCTCGCAGAGGTGCTTCTTGCTGATGCCAGACATAATAAAAAACGTTGAGTACAATAAGCAGCAGGAACAACCAACGCATATAAACCTCAGGACAATGGACACGCCATAGCCAAGCCGACAAAGACCAGGTCAGGTATAACCCTGGCCTCGGGCGAGACACCCGCAACCAATTCGGCATCCCCGCCCGTGATGAAGACAGTAAAACCTTCCCCCCAATAAGCGCGTGCCAGCTCCAACTGGGTCAGGACGAAGCCTCTCAACATCAAAGAACAACCACGCTCTACAGCCTCAACGGTAGTCCGCCCCGGGACATGACTGGAAAGCGCCCGCTCCGCCGCCTCATCTCCGTAGCGAATTTTGCGTGTATGTGTGCGCAGCTGATTCCGCATCAACGGCATACCAGGACAAATAAACCCCCCGAGATGCTCACCGTCAGCTGCAACGAAATCAGCAGTGACCGCAGTGCCGAAATCCAGAACGAGACAGGGCCGACCGGCAGCCAGATGAAAACCACCAAGCATCGCGAGCCAGCGGTCAAGCCCAAGCCGCTCATAGTCTTCATAACCATTGCGCACGCCAGACATCTCACGGGCAGGCTTCGCCGATACGATAGGAATACTGAACTCTCGCTCAATCAGCTCGATCAATGCGCCGGTTTCTTCGCTCGTCCTGACACTGACTAAACGACATTTGCGCAGCGACAGCGACGCAATCATTCGCAGGCTTTCAATCAGTGCCTGATTGGAGTCTACAACCCCTTCCGAAACTACAGTTCCAACCAGGGCTTTCAGCACGCGCCACTTTATAAAGCTGTTGCCGCAGTCAAGCTCAAGAATCATCACGCAACCTCAGGCTGAGCTCTCCGCCACTAAATACCTTCTCAACACCGTCCACTCTGAGGCGCAGCCCACCCTGATTATCAATTCCGAGCACAACGCCATCTATATGACTGTTACCCGCAATCAAGGAAACCGAGCGCCCTTGCCAGAGATGATTTTCCGCCCATTCGGCCTGGAGACTAGCGAAACCATTGGCTTGGTGCTTTTGAATATAAGTGCTGAGCTGATTGCTCAGCTCAGCCACCAGAGCATTGCGGTCACAGGCCTTACCTGACTCTAGTCTTATAGAAGTCCATTGCTGATCGACCCCTTCCGCAATTTGCATATTCACGTTGATCCCTATTCCCAGCACAACATGACAGACATCCGCCGGGTCCCCAACAAGCTCGAGCAGAATGCCAGCGATCTTCTTGCTGCCAACCAAAACATCGTTGGGCCACTTCAGTCCGGCATTCGACACTCCCGAATTTCGCAAGGCCTGCACAACAGCGAGGCCTACGACGAGACTCAGCCCTTCGAGCTGACGCATACCGCCATCGATACGCAGAGCCAGGCTGTAGTAAAGGTTTTCGGCAAACGGGCTTACCCATTTCCGTCCTCGACGACCACGCCCGGCGGTCTGCCGTTCAGCCAGCACCAAAAAAGGCGCGGAAGCACCCTGTGCAATGGAGCGCAAAGCTTCGGCATTTGTCGAATCGACAGAATCGAAGACAGTCACAGGCCATTGAGGCGACTTTTTGGCTATTTCCACAGGATCAAGCAACATCAGTGGCGCAGACAATTGATATCCCCGCCCGCGAACTTTGTGGATTGACAGACCAAGCTCAGCCTCAAGATGCTGCAGTTGCTTCCATACAGCACTTCGACTTATTCCCAGGGCTGTCCCTAGATCCTGTCCGGAATGGAATCGACCGTCCTTCAATAGGTTCAACAACGTCAACATGCAGGTTTCGCCTCACAATGAGGCCCGAATGATAGCCATGCCCCGGGCCGTTGCATAGAAATCAAGCAGACACATTTCTTGCGGACAAAACAAAACCCCAACTGCTTTCGCAATTGGGGTTTCGGAATTTAATCTTGACGATGACCTACTCTCACATGGGGAAACCCCACACTACCATCGGCGATGCATCGTTTCACTGCTGAGTTCGGGATGGGATCAGGTGGTTCCAACGCTCTATGGTCGTCAAGAAATTCGGGTACCGAATCGTGGCCAGACGGCCGCGCTTCAGCAAATTGGGTATGTGACAGCTTTCGGTGTTTGTGAGATTCAAACTTTCGGTTCGTTTCGTCTTCACACACCGCAATCTGGTGCTCTTTCGCTTTTCAGCTCGAAGCAAGCAAATTGCTTGGGTGTTATATGGTCAAGCCTCACGGGCAATTAGTATTGGTTAGCTCAACGCCTCACAGCGCTTACACACCCAACCTATCAACGTCGTAGTCTTCGACGGCCCTTCAGGGAACTCAAGGTTCCAGTGAGATCTCATCTTGAGGCAAGTTTCCCGCTTAGATGCTTTCAGCGGTTATCTTTCCCGAACATAGCTACCCGGCAATGCCACTGGCGTGACAACCGGAACACCAGAGGTTCGTCCACTCCGGTCCTCTCGTACTAGGAGCAGCCCCTCTCAAATCTCAAACGTCCACGGCAGATAGGGACCGAACTGTCTCACGACGTTCTAAACCCAGCTCGCGTACCACTTTAAATGGCGAACAGCCATACCCTTGGGACCGGCTTCAGCCCCAGGATGTGATGAGCCGACATCGAGGTGCCAAACACCGCCGTCGATATGAACTCTTGGGCGGTATCAGCCTGTTATCCCCGGAGTACCTTTTATCCGTTGAGCGATGGCCCTTCCATACAGAACCACCGGATCACTAAGACCTACTTTCGTACCTGCTCGACGTGTCTGTCTCGCAGTCAAGCGCGCTTTTGCCTTTATACTCTACGACCGATTTCCGACCGGTCTGAGCGCACCTTCGTACTCCTCCGTTACTCTTTAGGAGGAGACCGCCCCAGTCAAACTACCCACCATACACTGTCCTCGATCCGGATAACGGACCTGAGTTAGAACCTCAAAGTTGCCAGGGTGGTATTTCAAGGATGGCTCCACGCGAACTGGCGTCCACGCTTCAAAGCCTCCCACCTATCCTACACAAGCAAATTCAAAGTCCAGTGCAAAGCTATAGTAAAGGTTCACGGGGTCTTTCCGTCTAGCCGCGGATACACTGCATCTTCACAGCGATTTCAATTTCACTGAGTCTCGGGTGGAGACAGCGCCGCCATCGTTACGCCATTCGTGCAGGTCGGAACTTACCCGACAAGGAATTTCGCTACCTTAGGACCGTTATAGTTACGGCCGCCGTTTACCGGGGCTTCGATCAAGAGCTTCGCGTTAGCTAACCCCATCAATTAACCTTCCGGCACCGGGCAGGCGTCACACCCTATACGTCCACTTTCGTGTTTGCAGAGTGCTGTGTTTTTAATAAACAGTCGCAGCGGCCTGGTATCTTCGACCGGCATGAGCTTACGGAGCAAGTCCTTCACCCTCACCGGCGCACCTTCTCCCGAAGTTACGGTGCCATTTTGCCTAGTTCCTTCACCCGAGTTCTCTCAAGCGCCTTGGTATTCTCTACCCAACCACCTGTGTCGGTTTGGGGTACGGTTCCTGGTTACCTGAAGCTTAGAAGCTTTTCTTGGAAGCATGGCATCAACCACTTCGTCACCCAAAGGGTAACTCGTCATCAGCTCTCGGCCTTAAGATCCCGGATTTACCTAAGATCTCAGCCTACCACCTTAAACTTGGACAACCAACGCCAAGCTGGCCTAGCCTTCTCCGTCCCTCCATCGCAATAACCAGAAGTACAGGAATATTAACCTGTTTTCCATCGACTACGCTTTTCAGCCTCGCCTTAGGGACCGACTAACCCTGCGTCGATTAACGTTGCGCAGGAAACCTTGGTCTTTCGGCGTGGGTGTTTTTCACACCCATTGTCGTTACTCATGTCAGCATTCGCACTTCTGATACCTCCAGCAAGCTTCTCAACTCACCTTCACAGGCTTACAGAACGCTCCTCTACCGCATCACCCGAAGGTGATACCCGTAGCTTCGGTGTATGGTTTGAGCCCCGTTACATCTTCCGCGCAGGCCGACTCGACTAGTGAGCTATTACGCTTTCTTTAAAGGGTGGCTGCTTCTAAGCCAACCTCCTAGCTGTCTAAGCCTTCCCACATCGTTTCCCACTTAACCATAACTTTGGGACCTTAGCTGACGGTCTGGGTTGTTTCCCTTTTCACGACGGACGTTAGCACCCGCCGTGTGTCTCCCATGCTCGGCACTTGTAGGTATTCGGAGTTTGCATCGGTTTGGTAAGTCGGGATGACCCCCTAGCCGAAACAGTGCTCTACCCCCTACAGTGATACATGAGGCGCTACCTAAATAGCTTTCGAGGAGAACCAGCTATCTCCGAGCTTGATTAGCCTTTCACTCCGATCCACAGGTCATCCGCTAACTTTTCAACGGTAGTCGGTTCGGTCCTCCAGTTAGTGTTACCCAACCTTCAACCTGCCCATGGATAGATCGCCCGGTTTCGGGTCTATTCCCAGCGACTAGACGCCCTATTAAGACTCGCTTTCGCTACGCCTCCCCTATTCGGTTAAGCTCGCCACTGAAAATAAGTCGCTGACCCATTATACAAAAGGTACGCAGTCACCCAACAAAGTGGGCTCCCACTGCTTGTACGCATACGGTTTCAGGATCTATTTCACTCCCCTCTCCGGGGTTCTTTTCGCCTTTCCCTCACGGTACTAGTTCACTATCGGTCAGTCAGTAGTATTTAGCCTTGGAGGATGGTCCCCCCATATTCAGACAAAGTTTCTCGTGCTCCGTCCTACTCGATTTCATGACCAAGAGATTTTCGCGTACAGGGCTATCACCCACTATGGCCGCACTTTCCAGAGCGTTCCGCTAATCTCAAAGCCACTTAAGGGCTAGTCCCCGTTCGCTCGCCACTACTAAGGGAATCTCGGTTGATTTCTTTTCCTCAGGGTACTTAGATGTTTCAGTTCCCCTGGTTCGCCTCTTGCACCTATGTATTCAGTACAAGATAACCATCTTATGATGGCTGGGTTCCCCCATTCAGACATCTCCGGATCAAAGTCTGTTTGCCGACTCCCCGAAGCTTTTCGCAGGCTACCACGTCTTTCATCGCCTCTGACTGCCAAGGCATCCACCGTATGCGCTTCTTCACTTGACCATATAACCCCAAGCAATCTGGTTATACTGTGAAGACGACATTCGCCGAAAATTCGAATTTCTCAATTAAGAGAACTCACAAATTTTACCTTAGCCTGATCCGTTACCAGTGAAAGTAACGTTCAGTCTATCTTTCTATCACATACCCAAATTTTTAAAGAACGATCTAGTCAAAGACTAGAAATCAACATTCATCACCGTCTCGGTGGAATGCTCATTTCTAAGCTTTCAAACTTCAGAAGCAGTAGTGGTGGAGCCAAGCGGGATCGAACCGCTGACCTCCTGCGTGCAAGGCAGGCGCTCTCCCAGCTGAGCTATGGCCCCGTATTTCTACAGGCGTTTCCCACACAAAATTGGTGGGTCTGGGCAGATTCGAACTGCCGACCTCACCCTTATCAGGGGTGCGCTCTAACCAACTGAGCTACAGACCCAATTTCGGGCTGCTTCTATCGTCTTCTTCAATGAATCAAGCAATTCGTGTGGGAGCTCATGGAGCAGCTGATGTCGTCGATTAAGGAGGTGATCCAGCCGCAGGTTCCCCTACGGCTACCTTGTTACGACTTCACCCCAGTCATGAATCACACCGTGGTAACCGTCCTCCCGAAGGTTAGACTAGCTACTTCTGGTGCAACCCACTCCCATGGTGTGACGGGCGGTGTGTACAAGGCCCGGGAACGTATTCACCGTGACATTCTGATTCACGATTACTAGCGATTCCGACTTCACGCAGTCGAGTTGCAGACTGCGATCCGGACTACGATCGGTTTTATGGGATTAGCTCCACCTCGCGGCTTGGCAACCCTTTGTACCGACCATTGTAGCACGTGTGTAGCCCAGGCCGTAAGGGCCATGATGACTTGACGTCATCCCCACCTTCCTCCGGTTTGTCACCGGCAGTCTCCTTAGAGTGCCCACCATAACGTGCTGGTAACTAAGGACAAGGGTTGCGCTCGTTACGGGACTTAACCCAACATCTCACGACACGAGCTGACGACAGCCATGCAGCACCTGTCTCAATGTTCCCGAAGGCACCAATCCATCTCTGGAAAGTTCATTGGATGTCAAGGCCTGGTAAGGTTCTTCGCGTTGCTTCGAATTAAACCACATGCTCCACCGCTTGTGCGGGCCCCCGTCAATTCATTTGAGTTTTAACCTTGCGGCCGTACTCCCCAGGCGGTCAACTTAATGCGTTAGCTGCGCCACTAAGAGCTCAAGGCTCCCAACGGCTAGTTGACATCGTTTACGGCGTGGACTACCAGGGTATCTAATCCTGTTTGCTCCCCACGCTTTCGCACCTCAGTGTCAGTATCAGTCCAGGTGGTCGCCTTCGCCACTGGTGTTCCTTCCTATATCTACGCATTTCACCGCTACACAGGAAATTCCACCACCCTCTACCATACTCTAGCTCGCCAGTTTTGGATGCAGTTCCCAGGTTGAGCCCGGGGATTTCACATTCAACTTAACGAACCACCTACGCGCGCTTTACGCCCAGTAATTCCGATTAACGCTTGCACCCTCTGTATTACCGCGGCTGCTGGCACAGAGTTAGCCGGTGCTTATTCTGTCGGTAACGTCAAAACAGCAAAGTATTAATTTACTGCCCTTCCTCCCAACTTAAAGTGCTTTACAATCCGAAGACCTTCTTCACACACGCGGCATGGCTGGATCAGGCTTTCGCCCATTGTCCAATATTCCCCACTGCTGCCTCCCGTAGGAGTCTGGACCGTGTCTCAGTTCCAGTGTGACTGATCATCCTCTCAGACCAGTTACGGATCGTCGCCTTGGTGAGCCATTACCTCACCAACTAGCTAATCCGACCTAGGCTCATCTGATAGCGCAAGGCCCGAAGGTCCCCTGCTTTCTCCCGTAGGACGTATGCGGTATTAGCGTTCCTTTCGAAACGTTGTCCCCCACTACCAGGCAGATTCCTAGGCATTACTCACCCGTCCGCCGCTGAATCCAGGAGCAAGCTCCTTTCATCCGCTCGACTTGCATGTGTTAGGCCTGCCGCCAGCGTTCAATCTGAGCCATGATCAAACTCTTCAGTTCAAACATCTTTGGGTTTTTAAGAAACCCTAAACTTGGCTCAGCAATCGTTGGTTACATCTTTGATTTCTCGCGGAGTAACTTGTGATGCTGATAATCTTGTTGACTATCAGTCTGACTCCACAAGCACCCACACGAATTGCTTGATTCAGTTGTTAAAGAGCGGTTGGTTAAGATCTTTCATCTCAACCGAGGCGCGCATTCTACAGCAGCCTCATTTGCTGTCAAGTGATTATTTTCAGAAGTTTTCGAAGAATTCTTCAACAACTTCAACCACTTGCGCTTCCGATCTCTCGTTAGCGGGAGGCGAATTCTACAGCGTTACTCGCTGCTGTCAACACCTCTTTTTCTCCGCTTTCGACCGAGAAGATCGAACCGTTGAAAGCGCTATACATCACTGCGATTCCAACTCCTTCCAGGCTTCGATGATCTGAAGCAAGCCGCTGTCGAAAACTGCGTAACTCTTTGAATATCAAGGAGTTTTCCGTTTCGACTGCGCCGGAAGTGGGGCGAATTATAGACTTCCAGAATCTGCCGTCAACCCCTATTTTCAACTTTATTCGGATTTCAATGTGATACGGGCAAAAGCCTTCTTGCCAGCCTGGCAAACATGAGTCGCGCCCAGTACATATATAAAGGAGCGATCAACCACTTCACCATCAACACGCACACCACCCGCAGCCAGCAGATCACGTGCCGCTGCCGAGTTCTTCACCAAGCCTGCTTTATTAAGGACAGCCGCAATCGGCATATCTTCAGTCGAAGCCAGCTCGATCTCTGGCAAGTCATCCGGCAGCTCGCCATCCTTCATCCGGTTACCCGCACCACGGTGAGCGTTGGCCGCAGCCTCCTCGCCATGGAAACGGGCAACGATCTCTTCAGCCAGCTTGATTTTGATGTCACGGGGATTGGCACCCGCCTCAACGTCAGCCCGGAACGCATTGATCTCATCCATCGAGCGGAAGCTGAGCAATTCGAAGTAACGCCACATCAGCGCATCCGGAATCGAAACCAGCTTGCTGTACATGACGCCCGGAGCTTCCTGAATACCGACGTAGTTACCCAGGGATTTGGACATCTTCTTGACGCCATCCAACCCTTCAAGCAATGGCATGGTCAGAATGCACTGAGCCTCTTGACCATAACCACGCTGAAGCTCACGCCCCATCAGCAGATTGAACTTCTGATCGGTACCACCCAACTCGACATCCGCACGCAGAGCGACCGAGTCATAACCCTGCACCAGCGGATAGAGGAACTCATGGATAGCGATGGGCTGATTTGTGGTGTAACGCTTGTCGAAGTCATCGCGCTCCAGCATGCGCGCGACGGTGTACTGCGAAGTCAGGCGAATGAAGTCCGCCGGCCCCATCTGGTCCATCCAGGTCGAATTGAACGCAACTTCGGTTTTCGCCGGATCAAGAATCTTGAACACCTGGGTCTTGTAGGTCTCGGCGTTTTCGAGCACCTGCTCGCGAGTCAACGGAGGACGCGTGGCGCTTTTGCCACTGGGATCACCGATCATCCCGGTGAAGTCACCTATAAGGAAGATCACCTGATGCCCCAAGTCCTGGAACTGGCGCAGCTTATTAATAAGCACGGTATGCCCCAGGTGCAGATCCGGTGCGGTTGGATCGAAACCAGCCTTGATACGCAGCGGCTGGCCGCGCTTGAGCTTCTCGATCAGCTCGGACTCGACCAATAGTTCTTCCGCACCACGTTTAATCAGCGCTAGCTGCTCTTCAACCGACTTCATAACAGACCCGCAAGGCTCAGATTCAAAGGGACCCAACCATACAAGATCGCGCACCAATTACAAGT
Proteins encoded in this window:
- the secE gene encoding preprotein translocase subunit SecE, which codes for MTPKAEAQGSRFDLLKWLVVVALVVVGVVGNQYYAASPILYRVLALLAIAAVAAFVGLQTAKGKSFFVLVKEARTEIRKVVWPTRQETTQTTLIVVAVVLVMALLLWGLDSLLGWLVSLIVG
- the tuf gene encoding elongation factor Tu encodes the protein MAKEKFDRSLPHVNVGTIGHVDHGKTTLTAALTRVCSEVFGSAIVDFDKIDSAPEEKARGITINTAHVEYNSLIRHYAHVDCPGHADYVKNMITGAAQMDGAILVCSAADGPMPQTREHILLSRQVGVPYIVVYLNKADLVDDAELLELVEMEVRDLLSTYDFPGDDTPIIIGSARMALEGKDDNEMGTTSVRKLVETLDSYIPDPVRVIDKPFLMPIEDVFSISGRGTVVTGRIERGIVKVQDPLEIVGLRDTTVTTCTGVEMFRKLLDEGRAGENCGVLLRGTKRDDVERGQVLVKPGSVKPHTKFEAEVYVLSKEEGGRHTPFFKGYRPQFYFRTTDVTGNCELPEGVEMVMPGDNIKMVVTLIKTIAMEDGLRFAIREGGRTVGAGVVAKIIE
- a CDS encoding pantothenate kinase, producing MILELDCGNSFIKWRVLKALVGTVVSEGVVDSNQALIESLRMIASLSLRKCRLVSVRTSEETGALIELIEREFSIPIVSAKPAREMSGVRNGYEDYERLGLDRWLAMLGGFHLAAGRPCLVLDFGTAVTADFVAADGEHLGGFICPGMPLMRNQLRTHTRKIRYGDEAAERALSSHVPGRTTVEAVERGCSLMLRGFVLTQLELARAYWGEGFTVFITGGDAELVAGVSPEARVIPDLVFVGLAMACPLS
- the birA gene encoding bifunctional biotin--[acetyl-CoA-carboxylase] ligase/biotin operon repressor BirA — encoded protein: MLTLLNLLKDGRFHSGQDLGTALGISRSAVWKQLQHLEAELGLSIHKVRGRGYQLSAPLMLLDPVEIAKKSPQWPVTVFDSVDSTNAEALRSIAQGASAPFLVLAERQTAGRGRRGRKWVSPFAENLYYSLALRIDGGMRQLEGLSLVVGLAVVQALRNSGVSNAGLKWPNDVLVGSKKIAGILLELVGDPADVCHVVLGIGINVNMQIAEGVDQQWTSIRLESGKACDRNALVAELSNQLSTYIQKHQANGFASLQAEWAENHLWQGRSVSLIAGNSHIDGVVLGIDNQGGLRLRVDGVEKVFSGGELSLRLRDDS
- the tyrS gene encoding tyrosine--tRNA ligase, whose amino-acid sequence is MKSVEEQLALIKRGAEELLVESELIEKLKRGQPLRIKAGFDPTAPDLHLGHTVLINKLRQFQDLGHQVIFLIGDFTGMIGDPSGKSATRPPLTREQVLENAETYKTQVFKILDPAKTEVAFNSTWMDQMGPADFIRLTSQYTVARMLERDDFDKRYTTNQPIAIHEFLYPLVQGYDSVALRADVELGGTDQKFNLLMGRELQRGYGQEAQCILTMPLLEGLDGVKKMSKSLGNYVGIQEAPGVMYSKLVSIPDALMWRYFELLSFRSMDEINAFRADVEAGANPRDIKIKLAEEIVARFHGEEAAANAHRGAGNRMKDGELPDDLPEIELASTEDMPIAAVLNKAGLVKNSAAARDLLAAGGVRVDGEVVDRSFIYVLGATHVCQAGKKAFARITLKSE